Proteins encoded in a region of the Corallococcus soli genome:
- a CDS encoding SixA phosphatase family protein, translating to MADHDLPLLLVRHAVAEDSHVLGDEARALTPKGRAAFRLHARKLARLTPLMGILTSPLVRAVQTAELLAEALCLSHVEVHPALVPMKGAARHVLKLAREVGPGWALVGHNPSLERAAALALGQDLPDTLRKGCAVALRPQGRDFSLQWLASPGRPLRRP from the coding sequence ATGGCCGACCACGACCTGCCCCTCCTGCTGGTGCGCCACGCCGTCGCCGAGGACTCCCATGTGCTGGGCGACGAGGCCCGCGCCCTCACCCCGAAGGGCCGCGCCGCCTTCCGGCTGCACGCGCGCAAGCTCGCCCGCCTGACGCCCCTCATGGGCATCCTCACCAGCCCCCTGGTGCGCGCGGTGCAGACCGCGGAGCTGCTCGCGGAGGCGCTCTGCCTGTCACACGTGGAAGTCCACCCCGCCCTCGTGCCCATGAAGGGCGCGGCCCGCCATGTCCTGAAGCTGGCGCGGGAGGTGGGGCCGGGCTGGGCGCTGGTGGGCCACAACCCGTCCCTGGAGCGCGCCGCCGCGCTCGCGCTGGGACAGGACCTGCCAGACACGCTGCGAAAGGGCTGCGCGGTGGCCCTGCGGCCCCAGGGGCGTGACTTCTCCCTGCAATGGCTGGCCTCGCCAGGGCGTCCGTTGCGACGCCCGTGA
- the phoU gene encoding phosphate signaling complex protein PhoU has translation MAATHTDKAFEQDLRNLREKLLAMGAKVEALVAQSVRALTDRDSALAEKVVGADREVNRLEVDIDDLCRRILALRQPAASDLRLITTALKIVTDLERIGDLAVNIAERAMDLNQVPPLAPYVDTPKLADLAQQQVKKALDAFVSGDAAKAEEVLKGDDLLDALFLKIFNELLAYMMEDSRNIRRATALMFIAKHLERVGDHALNVAEMVIYMVRGKDVRHPKSRELPE, from the coding sequence ATGGCGGCCACGCACACCGACAAGGCATTCGAGCAGGACCTGCGCAACCTGCGCGAGAAGCTGCTCGCCATGGGGGCCAAGGTGGAGGCCCTCGTCGCGCAGAGCGTGCGCGCGCTCACCGACCGGGACTCGGCCCTGGCGGAGAAGGTGGTGGGCGCCGACCGCGAGGTGAACCGGCTGGAGGTGGACATCGACGATCTGTGCCGGCGCATCCTCGCCCTGCGCCAGCCGGCCGCCAGCGACCTGCGCCTCATCACCACCGCGCTGAAGATCGTCACCGACCTGGAGCGCATCGGCGACCTGGCGGTGAACATCGCCGAGCGCGCCATGGACCTGAACCAGGTCCCCCCGCTGGCGCCCTACGTGGACACGCCGAAGCTGGCGGACCTGGCGCAGCAGCAGGTGAAGAAGGCGTTGGACGCGTTCGTGTCCGGCGACGCGGCCAAGGCGGAGGAGGTCCTCAAGGGGGATGACCTGCTGGATGCCCTCTTCCTGAAGATCTTCAACGAGCTGCTGGCGTACATGATGGAGGACTCGCGCAACATCCGCCGCGCCACGGCGCTGATGTTCATCGCGAAGCACCTGGAGCGCGTGGGCGACCATGCGCTCAACGTGGCGGAGATGGTCATCTACATGGTGCGCGGCAAGGACGTGCGCCACCCGAAGAGCCGCGAGCTGCCCGAGTAG
- a CDS encoding sulfite exporter TauE/SafE family protein has product MDATPFNFVAIVLLISMGAGLLGSLLGLGGGLILIPVLTLVLKVDIRYAVGASIVSVIATSSGAAAAYVRDGLANLRVAMFLELATVAGAVTGAMLAGQVGGRALYLLFGAVMAYSALAMLRKLRQDDTPREEPAPDALADRLALHGSYHDASTGQDVAYRVQRPLTGLGLMYVAGTVSGLLGIGSGALKVPAMDLAMGLPIKVSTATSNFMIGVTAAASAGIYFARGDIDPFIAGPVCVGVTVGAYAGSRYLTKLKSGSLRGLFVVVLLWVSYEMLSKGIHG; this is encoded by the coding sequence TTGGACGCCACTCCGTTCAACTTCGTCGCCATCGTGTTGCTGATCTCGATGGGCGCGGGCCTGCTGGGCTCGCTGTTGGGGCTGGGCGGAGGCCTCATCCTCATCCCCGTGCTCACGCTCGTGCTGAAGGTGGACATCCGCTACGCGGTGGGCGCCTCCATCGTGTCCGTCATCGCCACCTCCAGCGGCGCGGCGGCGGCCTACGTGCGGGACGGCCTGGCCAACCTGCGCGTCGCCATGTTCCTGGAGCTGGCCACCGTGGCTGGCGCCGTCACGGGCGCGATGCTCGCGGGTCAGGTGGGCGGTCGCGCGCTGTACCTCCTCTTCGGCGCGGTGATGGCGTACTCGGCGCTCGCGATGCTGCGCAAGCTGCGCCAGGACGACACGCCGCGCGAGGAGCCCGCGCCGGATGCGCTCGCGGACCGGCTCGCCCTGCACGGCAGCTACCACGACGCGTCCACCGGGCAGGACGTGGCGTACCGCGTGCAGCGCCCCCTCACCGGCCTGGGGCTCATGTACGTGGCAGGCACGGTGAGCGGCCTGCTGGGCATCGGCTCTGGCGCGCTGAAGGTGCCGGCCATGGACCTGGCGATGGGGCTGCCCATCAAGGTGTCCACCGCCACCAGCAACTTCATGATTGGCGTGACGGCGGCGGCCAGCGCCGGCATCTACTTCGCGCGAGGCGACATCGACCCCTTCATCGCCGGCCCCGTCTGCGTGGGCGTCACGGTGGGGGCCTACGCCGGCTCGCGCTACCTCACGAAGCTCAAGAGCGGCTCCCTGCGCGGCCTCTTCGTCGTCGTCCTGCTGTGGGTGTCCTACGAGATGCTGTCCAAGGGGATCCACGGATGA
- the pstB gene encoding phosphate ABC transporter ATP-binding protein PstB gives MESRELTLRYGSKVAIQQVSLGIPEHKVTALIGPSGCGKSTFLRSLNRMNDLIAGASHEGSVFLDGRSIHDRALDVVDLRRRVGMVFQKSNPFPKSIFENVAYGLRVGGLKDKAKLAARVEKSLRGAALWDEVKDRLDESALGLSGGQQQRLCIARALAVEPEVLLMDEPASALDPIATAKIEELIHELKATYTIAIVTHNMQQAARVSDQTAFFYMGELVECGPTEQIFTNPREKRTEDYVTGKFG, from the coding sequence ATGGAGTCCCGGGAGCTCACCCTGCGCTACGGCAGCAAGGTGGCCATCCAGCAGGTGAGCCTGGGCATCCCCGAGCACAAGGTCACCGCGCTCATCGGTCCGTCCGGCTGCGGCAAGTCCACCTTCCTGCGCTCGCTCAACCGGATGAACGACCTCATCGCGGGCGCCAGCCACGAAGGCAGCGTGTTCCTGGACGGCCGCAGCATCCACGACCGCGCCCTGGACGTGGTGGACCTGCGCCGGCGCGTGGGCATGGTCTTCCAGAAGTCCAACCCCTTCCCCAAGTCCATCTTCGAGAACGTCGCCTACGGCCTGCGCGTGGGCGGGCTCAAGGACAAGGCGAAGCTCGCCGCGCGCGTGGAGAAGTCCCTGCGCGGCGCCGCGCTGTGGGACGAGGTGAAGGACCGGCTGGACGAGAGCGCCCTGGGCCTGTCCGGCGGCCAGCAGCAGCGGCTGTGCATCGCGCGCGCGCTGGCGGTGGAGCCGGAGGTGCTCCTGATGGACGAGCCCGCCTCCGCCCTGGACCCCATCGCCACGGCGAAGATTGAAGAGCTCATCCACGAGCTCAAGGCCACGTACACCATCGCCATCGTCACCCACAACATGCAGCAGGCCGCGCGCGTGAGTGACCAGACCGCCTTCTTCTACATGGGCGAATTGGTGGAGTGCGGCCCCACGGAGCAGATCTTCACCAACCCGCGCGAGAAGCGCACCGAGGACTACGTCACCGGGAAGTTCGGCTGA
- a CDS encoding ceramide glucosyltransferase has protein sequence MLIASSLLLAASVVGLLALVLQALLVRRHRREPPAVPTHAPGLSILKPLCGVDDDLEANLEQFARLSYPRYEVLLGVKDARDPAFAVAKAAQAKWPHVMRVVLQEGEPGLNPKVNQLVTLSSEARYDLWVVSDSNTRVGEGYLEEIAAAFEDPTVGCVTHPVAGLGEETFGSLLDNLHLSSSAAAGMIAAKHLADRDIVVGKSMALRREDVESLGGFFSVKDVLAEDYVIGQWVTRKLGKRVWLARAPVFNVSLRKSVDAFFQRYLRWSVIHRTAVSPTTYLAQALLNPVPLALGGALFQPSVLTGLGALAVVLGKVWVDVAVFRALRPQPVGLRAAPAVLVKDALLFAAWWHGAFRRTVDWRGTRLRVVSGTRLVPVRVRTRTSEAWITSNGVG, from the coding sequence ATGCTCATCGCCTCCAGCCTCCTCCTGGCCGCGTCCGTCGTCGGCCTCCTGGCCCTGGTCCTCCAGGCGCTGCTCGTGCGCCGCCACCGCCGCGAGCCTCCGGCGGTCCCCACCCACGCTCCGGGCCTGTCCATCCTCAAGCCGCTGTGCGGCGTGGACGACGACCTGGAGGCGAACCTGGAGCAGTTCGCCCGACTCTCCTACCCGCGCTACGAGGTCCTCCTGGGCGTGAAGGACGCGCGCGACCCGGCCTTCGCGGTGGCCAAGGCGGCCCAGGCGAAGTGGCCCCACGTCATGCGGGTGGTGCTCCAGGAGGGCGAGCCCGGCCTCAACCCCAAGGTGAACCAGCTGGTGACGCTGTCGTCGGAGGCCCGGTACGACCTCTGGGTGGTGAGCGACAGCAACACCCGCGTGGGCGAAGGCTACCTGGAGGAGATCGCCGCCGCGTTCGAGGACCCGACGGTGGGCTGCGTGACGCACCCGGTGGCGGGGCTGGGCGAGGAGACGTTCGGTTCGCTCCTGGACAACCTGCACCTGTCCTCCAGCGCGGCGGCGGGGATGATCGCCGCGAAGCACCTGGCGGACCGGGACATCGTGGTGGGCAAGTCCATGGCGCTCAGGCGCGAGGACGTGGAGTCGCTGGGCGGCTTCTTCTCCGTGAAGGACGTGCTGGCGGAGGACTACGTCATCGGCCAGTGGGTGACGCGCAAGCTGGGCAAGCGCGTGTGGCTGGCGCGCGCCCCTGTCTTCAACGTGTCGCTGCGCAAGAGCGTGGACGCCTTCTTCCAGCGCTACCTGCGCTGGAGCGTCATCCACCGCACAGCGGTATCGCCCACGACGTACCTGGCGCAGGCGCTGCTCAACCCGGTGCCCCTGGCGCTGGGGGGCGCGCTCTTCCAGCCGTCGGTGCTGACGGGCCTGGGAGCGCTGGCGGTGGTGCTGGGCAAGGTCTGGGTGGACGTGGCGGTGTTCCGCGCGCTGCGACCGCAGCCGGTGGGGTTGCGCGCGGCGCCCGCGGTGCTGGTGAAGGACGCGCTCCTGTTCGCCGCGTGGTGGCACGGCGCGTTCAGGCGCACGGTGGACTGGCGCGGCACCCGCTTGCGCGTGGTGTCAGGCACGCGATTGG
- a CDS encoding DUF1634 domain-containing protein: MSQQAPEPPATELPPSASHPEAVSLAPELLISQLLRVGVLLSLSLVMCGMVITFIRHPDYFSSPDALERLTAPDSAPHRLADVFEGVLAVRGQSFVMAGLLVMITVPVLRVALSLGVFRAQKDRTYAAITTGVLALLLLAFFLGGVE, encoded by the coding sequence ATGAGCCAGCAAGCCCCCGAGCCCCCCGCGACGGAGCTGCCCCCCAGCGCGAGCCACCCGGAGGCGGTGTCCCTGGCGCCGGAGCTGCTCATCAGCCAGCTGCTGCGCGTGGGCGTGCTGCTGAGCCTGTCGCTCGTCATGTGCGGCATGGTGATCACGTTCATCCGCCACCCGGACTACTTCTCCTCTCCGGACGCGCTCGAGCGGCTCACCGCGCCGGACTCCGCGCCCCACCGGCTGGCGGACGTCTTCGAGGGGGTCCTGGCCGTGCGCGGGCAGTCCTTCGTGATGGCGGGCCTGCTGGTGATGATCACCGTGCCGGTGCTGCGCGTGGCGCTGTCGTTGGGCGTCTTCCGCGCGCAGAAGGACCGCACCTACGCCGCCATCACCACCGGCGTGCTGGCGCTGCTGCTGCTCGCGTTCTTCCTGGGCGGCGTGGAGTAG
- a CDS encoding response regulator codes for MSHVLIVDDERDLAELIDFNLRGAGFSTHLAFTGEAALQAAREQSPDVVLLDLMLPDLSGIEVCRHLRANSRLRDVLIVMLTARSEEADRIRGFEVGADDYVVKPFSVRELVLRLKAILRRAATPQQTTPPLALGPLRLDVTAHRFYVEGQETTLTALEFRLMEHLMARLGRVQTREQLLEEVWGLSSSLETRTIDTHVMRLRDKLGNARALLETVRGVGYRIVDPTAG; via the coding sequence ATGTCCCACGTTCTCATCGTCGACGACGAGCGCGACCTCGCCGAGCTCATCGACTTCAACCTGCGCGGCGCCGGCTTCTCCACGCACCTGGCCTTCACCGGGGAGGCGGCGCTGCAGGCCGCCCGCGAGCAGTCCCCGGACGTGGTGCTGCTGGACCTGATGCTGCCGGACCTGTCCGGCATCGAGGTCTGCCGCCACCTGCGCGCGAACTCCCGGCTGCGCGACGTGCTCATCGTCATGCTCACCGCCAGGAGCGAGGAGGCCGACCGCATCCGCGGCTTCGAGGTCGGCGCGGACGACTACGTCGTCAAGCCCTTCTCCGTGCGCGAGCTGGTGCTCCGGCTCAAGGCCATCCTCCGCCGCGCCGCCACGCCCCAGCAGACCACCCCGCCGCTGGCCCTGGGCCCGCTGCGCCTGGACGTCACCGCGCACCGCTTCTACGTGGAGGGCCAGGAGACGACCCTCACCGCGCTGGAGTTCCGGCTGATGGAGCACCTGATGGCCCGGCTGGGCCGCGTGCAGACGCGCGAGCAGCTCCTGGAGGAGGTGTGGGGCCTGTCCAGCTCCCTGGAGACGCGCACCATCGACACGCACGTCATGCGCCTGCGCGACAAGCTGGGCAACGCCCGCGCCCTGCTGGAGACGGTGCGCGGCGTGGGCTACCGCATCGTGGACCCCACCGCCGGATGA
- the pstC gene encoding phosphate ABC transporter permease subunit PstC: MQEQDLAPPVALPMLSPEARRRQLKEKLIAGVITAVAFTGIAALVLILVFVAKEALTLVTDAAAREEASFSKMFLPQLVRKAKPLAYVWQPVSGVPKVSMIPLFIGTLKTTAVSMLVAVPLGIFGALFAAEFAPRRLREVLKPTIEMLAGIPSVVLGFFALMVLATFLQDTFGFTSRLNAVVAGLGLALAIVPVIFTVTEDALTAVPRSYREASLALGATQWETAWKVVLPAAAPGILAACVLGFGRAIGETMIVLMASGNAAITSANLGDSVRSLSATIAAEMGEVVVGSPHYALLFFIGVELFLFTFVLNMLASVWTKKVIQRLKGGAG; the protein is encoded by the coding sequence ATGCAGGAACAGGACCTCGCGCCCCCCGTGGCGCTGCCCATGCTGTCGCCCGAGGCACGGCGGCGGCAGTTGAAGGAGAAGCTCATCGCCGGGGTCATCACGGCGGTGGCCTTCACGGGCATCGCCGCGCTGGTGCTCATCCTCGTCTTCGTGGCGAAGGAGGCCCTGACGCTCGTCACCGACGCGGCCGCGCGCGAGGAGGCGAGCTTCTCCAAGATGTTCCTGCCGCAACTCGTGCGGAAGGCCAAGCCGCTGGCCTACGTGTGGCAGCCCGTGTCCGGCGTGCCCAAGGTCAGCATGATTCCGCTGTTCATCGGCACGCTGAAGACGACGGCGGTGTCCATGCTGGTGGCCGTGCCGCTGGGCATCTTCGGCGCGCTGTTCGCCGCGGAGTTCGCGCCCCGCCGCCTGCGCGAAGTGCTCAAGCCCACCATCGAGATGCTGGCCGGCATCCCGTCCGTGGTGCTGGGCTTCTTCGCCCTGATGGTGCTGGCCACCTTCCTCCAGGACACCTTCGGCTTCACGTCCCGGCTCAACGCGGTGGTGGCGGGCCTGGGGCTGGCGCTGGCCATCGTGCCGGTCATCTTCACGGTGACGGAGGACGCGCTCACCGCCGTGCCGCGCAGCTACCGAGAGGCGTCGCTGGCCCTGGGCGCCACGCAGTGGGAGACGGCGTGGAAGGTGGTGCTCCCGGCCGCGGCGCCCGGCATCCTCGCCGCGTGCGTGCTGGGCTTCGGGCGCGCCATCGGGGAGACGATGATCGTCCTCATGGCCTCCGGCAACGCGGCCATCACCTCCGCGAACCTGGGGGACTCCGTGCGCTCGCTGTCGGCCACCATCGCCGCGGAGATGGGCGAGGTGGTGGTGGGCAGCCCCCACTACGCGCTGCTCTTCTTCATCGGCGTGGAGCTGTTCCTCTTCACCTTCGTGCTGAACATGCTGGCCAGCGTCTGGACGAAGAAGGTCATCCAGCGGCTCAAGGGAGGTGCCGGGTGA
- the pstA gene encoding phosphate ABC transporter permease PstA, which yields MKHATRRVVGLSLVSLTGVAAFVIVAMLALVLLDVVKGGASHLSWEFLTQAPSNGMMGGGIFPALFGTAALTLLMTVAVMPVGVLTAVYLHEYAPPDGKLARLVRVAVANLAGVPSIVFGLFGLGFFILFVGKGLDRALGYEQLHWAQPGILWAALTLAVLTLPVVIVSTEEALRAVPLDHRTASLALGATQSQTLARVVLPGALPGILTGAVLAISRGAGEVAPILFTGAAYFLPDLPTSLNSQFMHLGYHTYVLATQSPDVEATRPLLYATVMVLLLLTFTLNLVAVLIRTRTRRKAASGH from the coding sequence GTGAAGCACGCCACGCGCCGTGTGGTAGGCCTGTCGCTCGTGTCGCTCACGGGGGTGGCCGCGTTCGTCATCGTGGCCATGCTCGCCCTCGTCCTGCTGGACGTGGTGAAGGGGGGCGCGAGCCACCTGTCCTGGGAGTTCCTCACGCAGGCGCCCTCCAACGGGATGATGGGTGGCGGCATCTTCCCCGCCCTCTTCGGCACCGCGGCGCTCACGCTCCTGATGACGGTGGCGGTGATGCCGGTGGGGGTGCTGACGGCGGTGTACCTGCACGAGTACGCCCCGCCGGACGGGAAGCTGGCCCGGCTGGTGCGCGTGGCGGTGGCGAACCTGGCGGGCGTGCCCTCCATCGTGTTCGGCCTCTTCGGTCTGGGCTTCTTCATCCTCTTCGTGGGCAAGGGCCTGGACCGCGCGCTGGGGTACGAACAGCTGCACTGGGCCCAGCCGGGCATCCTCTGGGCAGCGCTCACGCTGGCGGTGCTCACCCTGCCCGTCGTCATCGTGTCCACGGAGGAGGCGCTGCGGGCGGTGCCCCTGGACCACCGCACCGCGAGCCTCGCGCTGGGCGCCACCCAGTCCCAGACGCTGGCGCGGGTGGTGCTGCCGGGCGCGCTGCCGGGCATCCTCACCGGCGCGGTGCTGGCCATCTCCCGGGGCGCGGGCGAGGTGGCCCCCATCCTCTTCACCGGCGCGGCCTACTTCCTGCCGGACCTGCCGACGAGCCTCAACTCGCAGTTCATGCACCTGGGCTACCACACGTACGTGCTGGCCACGCAGTCGCCGGACGTGGAGGCCACCCGTCCCCTGCTGTACGCCACCGTGATGGTGCTGCTGCTGCTCACCTTCACCCTGAACCTCGTCGCGGTCCTCATCCGCACACGCACGCGCCGCAAGGCCGCGAGCGGGCACTGA
- a CDS encoding phosphate ABC transporter substrate-binding protein encodes MKKTLLSSLVALGLTVLPLAAQAGTVTVKGSDTMVILAQRWAEAFMKKNPSVKVQVTGGGSGTGLAALQNGTTDIAMSSREMKKAEEDKLKAGANAAPTGLSVAKDGVTFYVNASNPLDALTVEQLRDIYLGDTTSWKAVGGAEAPIVLYSRENSSGTYVFVKDAVLDGEDFASAAQTLPGTAAVVNAVSKEKHGIGYGGAAFAKGIKELKVKKGNEAFAPSAQNVKSGKYPLSRDLYFYLRNKPAGDVKAFIDFALSPEGQAIVTQVGYFPVK; translated from the coding sequence ATGAAGAAGACCCTGCTCTCGAGTCTCGTCGCCCTTGGCCTCACGGTCCTCCCGCTCGCCGCCCAGGCGGGCACGGTGACGGTGAAGGGCTCGGACACCATGGTCATCCTCGCCCAGCGCTGGGCGGAGGCGTTCATGAAGAAGAACCCGTCCGTGAAGGTCCAGGTGACGGGCGGCGGCTCCGGCACGGGCCTGGCGGCGCTGCAGAACGGCACCACCGACATCGCCATGTCCAGCCGCGAGATGAAGAAGGCGGAGGAGGACAAGCTGAAGGCCGGCGCCAACGCGGCGCCCACGGGCCTGTCCGTGGCCAAGGACGGCGTCACCTTCTACGTCAACGCGTCCAACCCGCTGGACGCGCTCACGGTGGAGCAGCTCCGGGACATCTACCTGGGTGACACGACGTCGTGGAAGGCCGTGGGCGGCGCGGAGGCGCCCATCGTCCTGTACTCGCGGGAGAACTCCTCCGGCACCTATGTCTTCGTGAAGGACGCGGTGCTGGACGGAGAGGACTTCGCCTCCGCCGCGCAGACGCTCCCGGGCACGGCCGCCGTCGTCAACGCGGTGTCCAAGGAGAAGCACGGCATCGGCTACGGGGGCGCCGCGTTCGCCAAGGGCATCAAGGAGCTGAAGGTGAAGAAGGGCAACGAGGCCTTCGCCCCCTCGGCGCAGAACGTGAAGAGCGGCAAGTACCCGCTGTCGCGCGACCTGTACTTCTACCTGCGCAACAAGCCCGCCGGCGACGTGAAGGCGTTCATCGACTTCGCGCTGTCCCCCGAGGGCCAGGCCATCGTCACCCAGGTCGGCTACTTCCCTGTGAAGTAG